A single window of Sebastes umbrosus isolate fSebUmb1 chromosome 16, fSebUmb1.pri, whole genome shotgun sequence DNA harbors:
- the LOC119504554 gene encoding uncharacterized protein LOC119504554, producing the protein MEGRQRNTDTHDEDSTEGIAAAIQNKDPHPDIQPPDSPSPSSSSPPLPPLAMPPSTSASALLALASPATRRSISMGDFRRVTGALRTGSEPPSTSATAPSSKLVTPSSSMEFEAARRRLLEVEERQRVIREMERRLEELRQVFVHSEQEVVVHGEVVSRISGAAQQGELYVVENSQRLKKGLKFKKHRPTIVFSSMLGLRTCLPWPSKFK; encoded by the coding sequence ATGGAGGGACGACAAAGAAACACAGACACCCATGATGAGGACTCAACCGAAGGCATAGCAGCAGCTATTCAAAACAAGGACCCACATCCTGATATCCAGCCACCGGACTCACCTTCTCCATCATCATcttctccccctcttcctccattAGCCATGCCACCTTCCACATCTGCCTCTGCTCTCCTGGCACTGGCCTCTCCAGCCACCAGGCGCTCCATTTCCATGGGAGACTTCCGGCGGGTGACAGGGGCTCTGCGAACCGGTTCCGAACCCCCGTCCACCTCCGCCACGGCCCCCTCCTCCAAACTTGTAACCCCCAGCTCCAGCATGGAGTTCGAGGCGGCTCGACGGCGCCTCCTGGAGGTAGAGGAGCGTCAACGCGTCATCAGAGAGATGGAGCGACGGCTGGAGGAGCTCCGGCAGGTGTTTGTGCATTCGGAGCAGGAGGTGGTGGTTCACGGGGAGGTGGTGTCGCGGATATCTGGTGCAGCCCAGCAGGGGGAGCTGTACGTGGTAGAGAACAGCCAACGGCTGAAGAAAGGCCTGAAGTTCAAGAAACATCGACCCACCATCGTCTTCTCCTCCATGCTGGGACTCCGCACGTGCCTCCCCTGGCCCTCGAAGTTCAAATAG